From Bos javanicus breed banteng chromosome 5, ARS-OSU_banteng_1.0, whole genome shotgun sequence, the proteins below share one genomic window:
- the IFFO1 gene encoding non-homologous end joining factor IFFO1 isoform X3 has product MNPLFGPNLFLLQQEQQGLAGPLGDPLGGDHLAGGGDVPPAPLAPAGPAPYSPPGPGPAPPAAMALRNDLGSNINVLKTLNLRFRCFLAKVHELERRNRLLEKQLQQALEEGKQGRRGLPRRDQAVQTGFVSPVRPLGLPLGSRPAAVCTPSARVLGSPARSPAGPLAPSAACQPALSTSASTAYSSSARFMPGTIWSFSHARRLGPGLEPTLVQGPGLSWVHPDGVGVQIDTITPEIRALYNVLAKVKRERDEYKRRWEEEYTVRLQLQERVNELQEEAQEADACQEELAMKVEQLKAELVVFKGLMSNNLTELDTKIQEKAMKVDMDICRRIDITAKLCDLAQQRNCEDMIKMFQVPSMGGRKRERKAVEEDTSLAESDGPRRPDGDEEESTALSINEEMQRMLNQLREYDFEDDCDSLTWEETEETLLLWEDFSGYALAAAEAPGEQPEDSLEKVIKDTESLFKTREKEYQETIDQIELELATAKNDMNRHLHEYMEMCSMKRGLDVQMETCRRLITQSGDRKSPAFTAVPLSDPPPPPPSEAEDSDRDVSSDGAMR; this is encoded by the exons ATGAATCCGTTATTCGGCCCcaacctcttcctcctccagcaggagcagcagggccTGGCCGGACCGCTGGGGGACCCCTTAGGAGGCGACCACTTGGCCGGCGGCGGGGACGTGCCCCCGGCGCCGCTCGCCCCGGCCGGCCCTGCTCCCTACTCGCCGCCGGGGCCGGGCCCGGCGCCCCCAGCCGCCATGGCGCTCCGCAACGACCTGGGCTCCAACATCAACGTGCTCAAGACCCTCAACCTCCGCTTCCGCTGCTTCCTGGCCAAGGTGCACGAGCTGGAGCGCCGCAACCGACTGCTGGAGAAGCAGCTGCAGCAGGCGCTGGAGGAGGGTAAGCAGGGCCGGCGGGGCCTGCCTCGCCGCGACCAGGCCGTGCAGACCGGCTTCGTCAGCCCCGTCCGACCCCTGGGGCTGCCCCTGGGCTCCCGGCCGGCCGCCGTCTGCACCCCGTCGGCGCGGGTCCTGGGCTCGCCCGCGCGCTCACCGGCCGGCCCTCTCGCGCCGTCCGCGGCCTGCCAGCCAGCGCTCTCCACCTCCGCCTCCACCGCCTACTCCTCGTCGGCCCGCTTCATGCCCGGCACCATCTGGTCCTTCTCTCACGCCCGCCGGCTCGGGCCGGGACTGGAGCCCACTCTGGTGCAAGGGCCTGGCCTGTCGTGGGTGCACCCCGACGGGGTGGGCGTCCAGATCGACACCATCACGCCCGAGATCCGCGCGCTCTACAACGTGCTGGCCAAAGTGAAGCGCGAGCGGGATGAGTACAAGCGGAG GTGGGAAGAGGAGTACACGGTGCGGTTACAGCTGCAGGAGCGCGTGAACGAGCTCCAGGAG GAAGCCCAGGAGGCTGATGCCTGCCAGGAGGAGCTGGCCATGAAGGTGGAACAGCTGAAGGCAGAGCTGGTGGTCTTCAAGGGGCTCATGAGCAAT AACCTGACCGAGCTGGACACGAAGATCCAGGAGAAGGCCATGAAGGTGGACATGGACATCTGCCGCCGCATTGACATCACTGCCAAGCTCTGCGACTTGGCTCAGCAGCGCAACTGCGAGGACATGATCAAGATGTTCCAG GTCCCGTCCATGGGGGGGCGGAAGCGGGAGCGCAAGGCCGTGGAGGAGGACACCTCCCTAGCGGAGAGTGATGGGCCGCGCCGCCCCGACGGGGATGAGGAGGAGAGCACAGCCCTCAGCATCAACGAGGAGATGCAGCGCATGCTGAACCAGCT GAGGGAGTATGATTTTGAGGACGACTGTGACAGCCTGACTTGGGAGGAGACGGAGGAGACCCTGTTGCTCTGGGAGGATTTCTCGGGCTATGCCTTGGCCGCCGCAGAGGCCCCGGGAGAG CAGCCAGAAGACAGTTTGGAGAAGGTGATTAAAGACACTGAGTCCCTCTTCAAAACCCGGGAGAAAGAATATCAGGAAACCATTGACCAGATCGAG CTGGAGCTGGCCACAGCCAAGAACGACATGAACCGCCACCTGCACGAGTACATGGAGATGTGCAGCATGAAGCGGGGCCTGGATGTGCAGATGGAGACCTGCCGCCGGCTCATCACCCAGTCCGGGGACCG AAAGTCTCCTGCTTTCACTGCGGTCCCGCTTAGCGacccgccgccaccgccgccaaGCGAGGCTGAGGACTCCGATCGTGATGTCTCCTCCGACGGCGCCATGAGATAG